The region GAATTGATGACCGCGGCGAATCAATCGTTCAATGGTGTGGTGCTCGACGTGCTCTATACGAGCACCCACGATTATTTCGCCGCTGTGACCGCACGAGCGCAGGCCGAAGCCGCGCATGAAGCGCAAACCAACGCGGCGCAAAGTCTCGCGGCCGCGCACGCTCGGACGCGCTCCGGCGTTGCATCGGTCGCTGACGAATTGCAGGCCCGCACGGCGCATGATCAGGCAATGCTGGGCGTCGTCAAGGCGAATAGCGCGCTGCACGAAGCGACCGGTACGTTGGCGATCGATATGGGGTTAAGTCCCGATGTGCCGATCGTGCTGGCGGATGCGTCGGCAGCCATGCAAGGAACCGCGCCGCAATTGGACGCGATCAGGACGCTATTGGATCAGGCGGTCGACAATCATCCCCGTCTGCTGGCGGCGCGTGCCGAACTGCGCGCCTCGGAGGCTTCGGAGGACAGCTTGCGAGCGCAAGCTTTGCCGAGCGTTCGACTCCAGGCTGGGAGCTCGGTCAGCAATAGGCCAACGGCATCGATTGGACCAACTGGAGGGGTGTCCTCGACGTCGCGCAGTAGTTATGTCGGTGTTCGAGTCACGATCCCGCTTTTCGAAGGCTTCGGTTCGACTTATCGGATTCGCGAGGCGAGGGCACAAACGGAGCTTCAACAGGCGAACCTCGCCGAGACCGAACAGCAAGTCGCGCTGAACGTCTGGAAAAGCTACGAGGCAGTGCGGGCGGGTGCACAAGCCGTGAAGCAGGCCGAGGCCTTGCAGGAAAACGCCGCCTTGGCGTTCGACGCCGTTCAGGCGCGCTATAAAGCCGGAGTGGCGAGCATCATTGAACTGTTGCACGCGCAAGATGCGCTCGTTGCCGCAAGGCATCAAAGCATCGCAACCCAATCCGACTGGTTCGTCGCGCGCCTGAGTCTGGCGGCGAGCCTCGGCAAACTCGACTTAGGGCAAATACAAAACCGGTGACGGTGAAGCACCGTGATCAACGATCACGCCACGTCTTCACGTCGTCTCCATTTCCTGCATCTGCCCCAAGCCAAAAAAACGTCCTAACTCCTTTGCCAGTTCATTCAACGCGCTCATTTCCTTCTGCGATATCCGGCGCGGCTCCTGGGTATGCGACCAGTCGCCGTATAACAGCGCCACCGTCTGATCGGTTTCGTCGACGACCGGCAGCAGCACGAAGGCGCGGGCATCGTCGAACGAGCGGCGGAACCATTCCGGTAATCGCGCGACCATCTTCGGGTCGCGTGCGTTCTCGATGAAGATGCCGACCGAGTTCGCTATCGCGAGATGAAACACGTCGGGCTCGAACGCGGTGTTGAAGGTCAGCTTCGGCAGCGCCGCGTCGATCTTCGGACCGAGTCCGAGGCGCGCCTTGAAGGTGCCGTTGCTATGCTTCACGAACACCACCGTGCGCGCAAAGCCGAGTGCCGCCAGCACGGTTTCCGCGGCCAGCGCCAGTGCCGGCGCGAGCGCGCTGCCGTCCGGCAGACTGCGCAGATCGCCCACCCCCGCGGCGATGCGCGCTTCCGGATCGAGCGCCTCGCGCGCAATCGCGTCCGCATTGGCGCGCAACTCGACGATCTCGCGCATCACGCCGTCGCCGCCTTCCTCGCGGGCGAGCGCAACGCTCATCTGATGCAGCACGTCAGGATCGGTATTCAGGGCATGGCTGTATCCCTGCGCCAGTTCGGCGATGCGCTCCTCGCGCTGCCAGTCCGGCATGTTCTGCTGGGTCAGCACGTCGGCAACAGCCGTCGAATAGTTGGTGATGGCGCGCAGCCACTGCACCTGACGCGGCTGTTCGACATCCAGCGGATCGAACTCGCCCATGCCGGAGCGGATCATATCGGGCAAGCGCCAGCGTACCGCCGCTTCGGCGCCGATTTCGTCGAACGTGACACCGAGCACCAGCACGCAGGCATCGGCTTCGAGTGTGCCGTCTTCGATATGGCAGCGGATCTGATCCCACTCGGCGTCGAGATAGAACACCACCAGCAGCTTGCCGATCTGCCGCATCAGCGTGCAGACCACCGCTTCTTCGCCGGCGCGCAGATCGCCGCGCTCGGTCAGCTTGCGCGCGACGCAGCCCGACAGCAGCGTGCGGTTCAATTCGAGTTTCGCGTCGATGCGGCGCGGCGCGCTGTGATGAAAGTGGTCGACGATTTTCAGGCCGACCACCAGATGGCCGACCGCGTCCATGCCGAGCACCATCAGTGCGCGCGACACGGTGGTGATGTTGCCGCCAAACGCCATGTACATGGCCGAGTTGGCCAGCCGCAGCACTTTTTGCGTCAATGCGAAATCCGATAACACGACCTGCACGAGGCCGGTGAAGTCGAGGTCGTCGTTGTTCATCGCCGCCATGGTGGTGCGCAACGACTGCGACAGCATAGGGAAATCGCCGCGCTCGCTCATTCGCGTCCAGAGCCGGTCGAGCACTGCGGCCTTTACCATGTGAGTCCCGCCAAAGCCATACATGTTCCAATGAGTGCCACGCCGGCGTTAGGCCGGCATCTTGCGCTGTGCACGAGGTTCGCCTGCATCGCTATGCGGTGTGCAGGTGGAGCGTGCGCGCTTCGAAACGCTGCGCGAGTTCGTCGGAAGGCAACGCCTTGCAGACGAGCCAACCCTGAATGTGGTCGCAGCCCATCTCGGTGAGCAGGGTGCGCTGTGCTTCTGTTTCGACGCCCTCGGCAACCAGTTCGAGATCGAGTGTTTGCGCCAGTCCGACGACCGCGCTAACGATGGCTTGATCGTTTCGGGAGGTTAGCAGATTCTCGACAAAACTCCTGTCGATCTTGAGCTTGGCCAAGGGGAATCGTTGCAGGTAAGCCAGGCTTGAATAGCCGGTGCCGAAATCGTCGACGGCAAAGCGGATGCCCATCGCAGTCAGTTCTTCGAGCAGGACTTTGGCATGCGCCGGGTCGTGCATCAGCAGGCTTTCGGTGATCTCGAACACAAGGCGGCGCGGATCGATGCCCGTCAACTCGATCGCTTCGCGCACGCTGTCCTTGAAACGCGGATCGCGGAACTGCTGCGGCGACACGTTGACGGCCACGTATTGCAATGAGATGCCCTGCGCGTCCCACTGGATCAACTGCATGCAGGCGACCTTCAACACCCAGTTGCCGAGGAAGTTGATCAGGCCGATCGATTCCGCGAGCGGAATGAACATCGAAGGGGGAACCAGGCCATGCACGGGATGCGACCAGCGCATCAACGCTTCGACGCCGACGACACCGTGCGTGCGACTGCTCGTGATCGGCTGGAAGTGCAGCGAGAACTCGCCGTTGCGCACGCCGTCGTAGAGGTCGGCCTCGAGCTTCAGGCGCTCGGCGTCGGCGGGGTTGTCGTCCGGTACGTAGAAGGCGAGCGTGTTGCCGCCGGCCGCCTTGGCCTGCAGCAAGGCATGGTCGGCCCAGCGCAGCAGGTGCGTGTCGTGGGCGGCGTTGTCGTTGGCGTGGCGCACATCGGGGTAGAGCGCAATGCCGATGCTCGCCGACAGATGCACCTGCTGGCCGCTAAAAACATACGGCTGCTGGATCGCGGTCAACAGGCGGCGCGCCAGCGTTTCGGCCGCGGCGGCCGCGTCGGTGCGGCTCGCGGCAGGCTTCACGAGGATCGCGAACTCGTCGCTCGCGACCCGCGCCACCGTCTCGCTCGGGCTCGTCATATTCAATAGACGCCGCGCGGTGTCGCGCAACATCTCGTCGCCGGCATCGTAGCCGAGCGCGCGGTTCACGCGCTGATAGTCGTCGAGGTCGAGCAGCAGGAGCGCGGCCGGCGTGCCGTGGACGTCGGCTTGCCGTTGCGCGTCGAGCAGCGCGGGGATCAGCGCCGGCTGATTGGCCAGGTTCGTCAGGCGGTCGAGGTGCAGCGCCTGGGTCAGGCGTTCCTCGGTGGCGCGCCAGGCCGACACGTCGAAGCCGGCGATCGCATAGCCGTCGGCACCGTTGGGGCTGCTGCGCACCACGCGCAGCTCGACCGTGACCGGATAGGTCAGCGACTTGATGAGACCGAGCGTGGCTTTCTCGACATTGCCCGTAGCGGTGGCGCGCGTCAGCAGCGCGTCGAGGCGCGACACGTCGGCGGGCGCCACGAGATCGTGCAGCGTAATGGTCTCGAGATACTCGCGGTGATAGCCGATGAAGCGCAGGCTGGCGTCGGAAACATAAAGGAAGCGCAGTTCCTGGTCGACGCGCGCCAGCAGGTCGACGGCGCCGACCACCTGTTCCAGCTGCGCAGTGCGGCTTGCGCCTGCCTGCGGCTTGCTGTGGGCACGCCGGCCGAACGCGCGAAACCGGTCGATGACCGTGCGCAAGGAGCCCCGGCGGGGCGCGGTGATCCTGTTCGCTTCCATGTTTGTCGCTGGCAACCTGTATTCGTCTGCAGGCGGGGCGGCTCGCTGCCCGCCGGGTCCGGGCGGTCAAGCGGTATCAGGCCGCCCCATCAGAACAAGATAACGACTCGCGCGGGGAAATCTTTAGCGCGTGCTGCAAAAAACGCATGGCAAGGGGGGGGCGGCGCAGCCGGGCACCGCCGCGGGAGCGATTCGGTTAAAGTGCAGCGGCTTCGCATCCGTTAATAGGTCAAACCCGTTGTGCAGTGCCGGCTATGACGTCGCTGCGTAGCTTTCCGAACACTTGCACCGATGATCCATGTCTGAACGTCACTTTGTCTGGGCCACCCCCCGGCACGCCGAGGCGCTTGAACAGTGCGCCGCAGATGCCGACCCGGCGTCTGGAGCACAGTTCGTCTATCTGGGCCGCCAGCCGATTCTCGACCGCGACGGCGCGCTCAATGCTTATGAATTGCTGTTTCGAGCCGGCTCGCATAACTACGCCGAGGTCAGCGACGACGCCCAGGCAACGGCGCAGGTCGTGGCTCGCGCGATCGGCGGGATCGGCGTGGCGGCCGTACTCGGCCAGCACCGCGGCTTCGTCAATATTGACCGCGCGCTGCTCTTTAACGACATCGTCCACCTGATGCCACCCGAGCGCTTCGTGCTCGAGATCCTGGAAACCGTCAAGTTCGATGTGCATCTGGCCCGCCGGCTGACCGAATTGCGCCGCGCGGGCTTCCAGGTGGCCCTCGACGATGTCAGTGGACTGTCGGACGAACTGCTCGCCGTGCTGCCGCACGCCGACATCGTCAAAATCGACTTCCTGCAGGCCGAGCGGTCCGCGCTTGATCAATTGGCGTCGACGGTACGCAGCCATGGCAAGACACTGATCGCGGAGAAGATCGAGACGCGCGAAGACTTTGCACTGGCTCGCGACCTCGGCTTCGATCTGTTCCAGGGATACTTCTTCGCGCGGCCGCAGGTGCTGGCCGCGCCGCGCAACCGCTCGCCGCGCCCCGGCCTGCTGCGTTTGCTGGCGCTGCTGTCGCGCGATGCCGGGATTTTCGAGCTCGAAGCGGAGCTCAAGCTGAACCCGAGCGTGGTGGTGCAACTGCTGCGCCTCGTCAATTCGAGCGCGTTCGGGCTGGGGCGCAATATTGCCTCGCTGCGCGAGGCCATTATTGCCACCGGCACGCGGCAGATCGCGCGCTGGGCGCAGCTGCTGCTGTACGCGGACAGTGGCGATCTGCCGTGGCGGGCCGATCCGCTGGTGCAGCTGGCCGGTACGCGCTCGCGCTTCATGGAATTGGCTGCAAGCTGGCTGCGGCCATCCGATGACGAATTTGCCGATGCCGCTTTCATGACCGGCATTTTTTCTCTGGTGCACGTGGTGCTCGGCAGCACGCCCGCGGCTGTCCTGGAGAAACTTGGGCTGGCGCAGCAGATTCGTGACGCGATCGTCACGCGCGGCGGCGCGCTCGGCACCTTGTTGCGAATTGCCGAAGCGGCCGGCGAGGGGGGCGATGCCACCTCGATCGCAGCCGGCCCCGATGCGCCGCCCGGCTTCGCGGCGCTCACGCCCGAGGTGCTGGCGGAGCTGAACCTGTCCGCTGCGGCGTGGTTCGGCGCGCATATCGAAGAAGTGGCCGCCTGAGGCCTGAGCGGCGCTGCGTCAGGTCGTGCCGCTGCAGGCGCGGGTTCGCGGATGTATCCTTTTCGCATGCATCCTTTAGGCAGGTTCTTACGTACCTGATCTGTACGTGATCCAATGGCGCGTCGAGGTTGCCGGCGTTCCGCTGAACGCCGCGACCTTCAGCTGATTGCGCCCACAGAGCGCATTACCGTTTCGAGGGACTGCAGATGAAGAGAAGACTCATACCGGTGGCACTGGCCGCCGTCTTGTCGGTGGGATTCGCGATGCATTCGCTGACGGCCGCGGCCACGCTCAAGCCGGGCGATGCCGCGCCACCGTTCACCGCACAGGCTTCGCTGGGCGGCAAGACCTACACGTATTCGCTCTCCGACGAACTGAAGAAAGGGCCGGTGGTGCTGTATTTCTATCCGGCGGCCTTCACGAAAGGCTGCACGATCGAAGCGCACGAGTTTGCCGAAGCCGTCGACGAGTACAAGAAATATGGCGCGACGGTGATCGGCGTGTCGCACGACAACATCGGCACGTTGACGAAGTTTTCGGTGAGCGAATGCCGCAGCAAATTCCCGGTGGCGGCCGATGCCGACGCGAAGGTGATCGGCGCATATGATGCCGGCTTGCCGATGTATAGCTCGATGGCCAACCGGGTGTCGTACGTGATCGCACCGGACGGCAAGGTCATTTACGAGTACACGAGCCTGTCGCCGGAGAAGCACGTCGAGAACACGCTGAAGGCGGTGAAGGAATGGGCGCAGACGCATAAGCAGCCGTAACAGCTTGCTTCGCGCGGCTGTGCGGTTTTTGCAATGGTTTTTTGCCACGAGGTTTCGCGTTGCTCGTGCTAGCCTGAGTTTTTTTGCCGGGTGGACTTGCGATGCCGATTATTGTTGCACTCATTGCGCTGATCGCACTGGTGTATGGTGCAGTGCGCGCGTTTTATGCCTTGCAGGCGGCTTTTGGCTTGGCCGTTGCTGTTGGGGTCGCCGTTCTTGCCGGTTTGCTTTTGATTGCTGCGGTTGTTTATTGGTGGCGCCGCCGGAAGGAAGTGGCTTCCAATATTAGCGATGGCGATTGGACTCATGAGCTTAAGGGAACCTGGGGTTCGGTCCGGCTTGCTGCCGGTAAGCGGCTATGTGAGATTCGCCTTGGCGGCGAGCAGGGCGCTTATATCTTTGCCGATCTGCTTGGCGCTGAGGTGCAGGGCCATGATGCTCGATGGCAGGTCGCTTTGAAGGTCAAAGACGCTAAACATCAGGTTTGGGTTTTGCCCATGCTGGGCGAGCGGCAGGCTAAGCAGTGGAGGCGGGTTTTTTTGCTTGCTGTTGAACAGAGGCTCTGAGGGTAGCTGGCTGCGCCGTCCTTTGTTTGTCTGTTGGCCTGCGGCGTTGGGCTTTGCTTGGGTTTTTTGCCTGCTCGGTGCGTTTTGTCTGTGCGCTTATTTCAAAAGATCAGTTCTGCAAGCGAGTGAAGGTACGCGAATGCAGACCAAATAAAACGTCGGTGTATTGCAGTTGCAGCAGTGATAGCAAGGGCTCCCGCCACGCCGAGGCAAAAAAATCAAGAAGCCGCCATGCCAGCTCTGCGAGCCTTCCTCGACTCCCACCGCACCCGAATCCGATCCATATAGAGATACACCACCGGCGTGGTATAGAGCGTCAGCATCTGACTGACAATCAACCCACCCACAATGGCAATCCCCAACGGAGCCCGCAGCTCCGCCCCTTCCCCGCGCCCAAAGGCCAGCGGCAACGCCCCAAGAAGGGCCGCGCAAGTCGTCATCATGATCGGCCGGAACCGCAGCAGACAAGCCTGATAAATGGCATCCCGCGACGACATCCCCAGCCGGGAGGCTTCAATCGCAAAGTCCACCATCATGATCGCGTTCTTCTTCACGATGCCAATCAGCAAGATCACCCCAATCAGCGCGATGATGCTGAACTCCGTCTTGAACAACAGCAAAGCCAGCAACGCCCCCACGCCCGCGGACGGCAGTGTGGACAAAATCGTCAGCGGATGGATATAACTCTCGTACAGCATCCCCAGCACGATATACACCGCCGCCAACGCGGCCAGAATCAGAATCGGCTGGTCGGACATCGACTGCTGGAACGCCTGAGCGGTCCCCTGAAAACTGCCGTGTATCGTCCCCGGCATGCCGATCTGCGCCATCGTGTCGTATATCGCCTGCGTCGCCGTCGATAGAGACACACCCGGCGGCAGATTGAACGAAATCGTCGAGGCCACAAACTGGCTCTGGTGATTCACCGACAACGGCGTATTCCCCGGGCTGAAGCTCGCGATCGCCGACAACGGCACCATTGTTTCTTTCGAGGTCGACACCGCCGCGCCCGACGAAGCACTCGATTTGCCGCTCGCCGCAATCGAATTGATCGCCTGATTGCGCGCGGAATCGGCGGCGATACTCGCCGCGCTCGACGCAGTCGTACCCGCCGTGCCGCCAATCGTCGCGCTCGTGCTGGCGGGCGCGGTCGTCTGCGCGGTAACCGTGCCGGCCGGCGCGTTGGTGGTCTGCGCGCCGCTCGCGCTGCCGCCCGAGGTGCTGATGTAAATCTGTTTCAGCATGTCCGGACTCTGCCAGTACTTCGGCGCCACTTC is a window of Paraburkholderia phytofirmans OLGA172 DNA encoding:
- a CDS encoding peroxiredoxin, whose translation is MKRRLIPVALAAVLSVGFAMHSLTAAATLKPGDAAPPFTAQASLGGKTYTYSLSDELKKGPVVLYFYPAAFTKGCTIEAHEFAEAVDEYKKYGATVIGVSHDNIGTLTKFSVSECRSKFPVAADADAKVIGAYDAGLPMYSSMANRVSYVIAPDGKVIYEYTSLSPEKHVENTLKAVKEWAQTHKQP
- a CDS encoding putative bifunctional diguanylate cyclase/phosphodiesterase; amino-acid sequence: MEANRITAPRRGSLRTVIDRFRAFGRRAHSKPQAGASRTAQLEQVVGAVDLLARVDQELRFLYVSDASLRFIGYHREYLETITLHDLVAPADVSRLDALLTRATATGNVEKATLGLIKSLTYPVTVELRVVRSSPNGADGYAIAGFDVSAWRATEERLTQALHLDRLTNLANQPALIPALLDAQRQADVHGTPAALLLLDLDDYQRVNRALGYDAGDEMLRDTARRLLNMTSPSETVARVASDEFAILVKPAASRTDAAAAAETLARRLLTAIQQPYVFSGQQVHLSASIGIALYPDVRHANDNAAHDTHLLRWADHALLQAKAAGGNTLAFYVPDDNPADAERLKLEADLYDGVRNGEFSLHFQPITSSRTHGVVGVEALMRWSHPVHGLVPPSMFIPLAESIGLINFLGNWVLKVACMQLIQWDAQGISLQYVAVNVSPQQFRDPRFKDSVREAIELTGIDPRRLVFEITESLLMHDPAHAKVLLEELTAMGIRFAVDDFGTGYSSLAYLQRFPLAKLKIDRSFVENLLTSRNDQAIVSAVVGLAQTLDLELVAEGVETEAQRTLLTEMGCDHIQGWLVCKALPSDELAQRFEARTLHLHTA
- a CDS encoding HDOD domain-containing protein, whose protein sequence is MVKAAVLDRLWTRMSERGDFPMLSQSLRTTMAAMNNDDLDFTGLVQVVLSDFALTQKVLRLANSAMYMAFGGNITTVSRALMVLGMDAVGHLVVGLKIVDHFHHSAPRRIDAKLELNRTLLSGCVARKLTERGDLRAGEEAVVCTLMRQIGKLLVVFYLDAEWDQIRCHIEDGTLEADACVLVLGVTFDEIGAEAAVRWRLPDMIRSGMGEFDPLDVEQPRQVQWLRAITNYSTAVADVLTQQNMPDWQREERIAELAQGYSHALNTDPDVLHQMSVALAREEGGDGVMREIVELRANADAIAREALDPEARIAAGVGDLRSLPDGSALAPALALAAETVLAALGFARTVVFVKHSNGTFKARLGLGPKIDAALPKLTFNTAFEPDVFHLAIANSVGIFIENARDPKMVARLPEWFRRSFDDARAFVLLPVVDETDQTVALLYGDWSHTQEPRRISQKEMSALNELAKELGRFFGLGQMQEMETT
- a CDS encoding TolC family protein; protein product: MSDSQHQSVRRRWLALRGLLAVAAVILPIGVGAQAGTGGFDPLGTRLEITVPPVALSVSEVTGVAACEFGLPSEPLRLEDVAARALCRNPLTRRALASAQVQAARLGEARAAQWPTLTGNLNGSLNRGSMASANALAAQESYNGTARAAELAFEWVVFDFGARSAEVRKARELMTAANQSFNGVVLDVLYTSTHDYFAAVTARAQAEAAHEAQTNAAQSLAAAHARTRSGVASVADELQARTAHDQAMLGVVKANSALHEATGTLAIDMGLSPDVPIVLADASAAMQGTAPQLDAIRTLLDQAVDNHPRLLAARAELRASEASEDSLRAQALPSVRLQAGSSVSNRPTASIGPTGGVSSTSRSSYVGVRVTIPLFEGFGSTYRIREARAQTELQQANLAETEQQVALNVWKSYEAVRAGAQAVKQAEALQENAALAFDAVQARYKAGVASIIELLHAQDALVAARHQSIATQSDWFVARLSLAASLGKLDLGQIQNR
- a CDS encoding EAL and HDOD domain-containing protein — encoded protein: MSERHFVWATPRHAEALEQCAADADPASGAQFVYLGRQPILDRDGALNAYELLFRAGSHNYAEVSDDAQATAQVVARAIGGIGVAAVLGQHRGFVNIDRALLFNDIVHLMPPERFVLEILETVKFDVHLARRLTELRRAGFQVALDDVSGLSDELLAVLPHADIVKIDFLQAERSALDQLASTVRSHGKTLIAEKIETREDFALARDLGFDLFQGYFFARPQVLAAPRNRSPRPGLLRLLALLSRDAGIFELEAELKLNPSVVVQLLRLVNSSAFGLGRNIASLREAIIATGTRQIARWAQLLLYADSGDLPWRADPLVQLAGTRSRFMELAASWLRPSDDEFADAAFMTGIFSLVHVVLGSTPAAVLEKLGLAQQIRDAIVTRGGALGTLLRIAEAAGEGGDATSIAAGPDAPPGFAALTPEVLAELNLSAAAWFGAHIEEVAA